In Scleropages formosus chromosome 18, fSclFor1.1, whole genome shotgun sequence, one DNA window encodes the following:
- the tmem176l.1 gene encoding transmembrane protein 176B, translating into MAMSMTKGEDVTIITLKSDPKSNCPLVCQLLGTLCYSPVCNVSQRLRTLLGGYQSVLATLQIMLGVFTVSLGAVTCRSYYWTYLSSGVPFWLGGTFIAVGVLGVFAEKFPSSFLVFLNAFASLASSALAVAAIILYSLDLAVGQGLSHFCQWSKEERNSGYWITTFPPEVDSMKEKEWKTELELCKNEKYIVMMMLGGIKILLIVLAVVHLCVAISTSVLTVKALYRNCRNGKKNCELQKPLLEDISNNLDA; encoded by the exons ATGGCAATGTCCATGACCAAAGGTGAGGATGTAACAATAATCACTCTGAAGTCAGACCCTAAAAGCAACTGTCCCTTGGTGTGCCAACTCCTGGGAACCCTTTGCTACAGCCCTGTGTGCAACGTGTCCCAACGACTGAGGACCCTTCTGGGGGGTTACCAGTCAGTGCTAGCT ACACTTCAAATAATGCTGGGGGTGTTTACCGTAAGCCTCGGAGCAGTTACCTGTAGAAGCTACTATTGGACTTACTTGTCATCTGGTGTTCCTTTCTGGCTGGGTGGAACA TTTATTGCTGTTGGAGTTTTGGGCGTTTTTGCTGAAAAGTTCCCCAGTTCTTTTTTG GTGTTTCTGAATGCATTTGCCAGTCTTGCTAGTTCTGCCTTGGCTGTGGCAGCGATTATACTGTATTCTCTTGATCTCGCTGTGGGACAAGGTCTCAGTCATTTTTGTCAGTGGTCGAAGGAAGAGAGGAATAGCGGTTACTGGATAACAACTTTTCCCCCTGAAGTGGACAGCATGAAGGAAAAAGAGTGGAAGACAGAGCTTGAACTTTGCAAGAATGAAAAGTACATTGTGATG aTGATGCTAGGAGGAATCAAGATACTGTTGATTGTTCTTGCTGTTGTCCATCTCTGTGTTGCCATCAGTACCTCCGTTTTGACTGTGAAAGCTCTGTACAGGAATTGCAGAAATGGAAAG AAGAACTGTGAACTCCAGAAACCTTTATTGGAAGATATCTCCAACAACCTTGATGCTTAA